The proteins below come from a single Lineus longissimus chromosome 5, tnLinLong1.2, whole genome shotgun sequence genomic window:
- the LOC135488068 gene encoding small acidic protein-like encodes MAAANPAFCGEKSPEKLMDSDKRGEKRSVEKLQEGEQGKDENVHSANAWEQANLGDDDRKQKFLRLMGAGKKQHSGRFVIGDTKTVHTKAVDSEKKVREIEEQYNEGMEHKLVSPRHAGLGFHDVGASVGKTTDSVSNPDNEKTKTIDEKKDSKEDGQVGSTEIAKKESEKESVSEKDEKLAGIKKLSFVKGSS; translated from the exons atggctgctgcaAACCCAGCATTTTGTGGtgaaaaatcacccgaaaaacTGATGGATTCTGACAAAAGAGGAGAGAAAAGAAGTGTGGAAAAGCTCCAAGAA GGTGAGCAAGGTAAAGATGAGAATGTTCATTCGGCGAATGCGTGGGAGCAGGCCAACCTCGGAGATGATGACAGGAAACAGAAGTTCCTCAGGCTTATGGGTGCAGGCAAG AAGCAGCACTCTGGTAGATTCGTTATTGGGGACACCAAAACTGTGCACACTAAAGCTG TTGATAGTGAGAAGAAAGTGAGGGAGATTGAAGAGCAGTACAATGAGGGAATGGAACACAAGTTGGTCAGTCCACGTCACGCTGGCTTAGGATTCCATGATGTGGGTGCATCAGTTGGGAAGACCACTGACAGTGTTTCTAATCCAGACAATGAGAAAACGAAAACAATTGATGAGAAGAAAGATTCAAAGGAGGATGGTCAAGTTGGATCAACAGAGATAGCTAAGAAGGAATCGGAAAAAGAAAGTGTTTCGGAGAAAGATGAGAAGCTAGCTGGAATTAAGAAGCTCTCGTTCGTGAAAGGGAGCAGTTGA
- the LOC135488066 gene encoding UBX domain-containing protein 11-like codes for MSSPYSNLNKSRKASLPAFNSGHRSVPFRQTMDIMDIVRSPKTSISDDIDEDRLLGEVTSHIAASKMRPRDPYASALPRLSESKPGSRMSGPINPSALPPPNDMDLMSTMMSRISQLELRVQFQAKEVGEKEKKINILEDKIKILNKSRAEGDQAKIEELEKQNQKLQNEMQEMEGFLADYGMIWVGDDSSESDHDETRADAGQDTHRTWSQSSSVPGEFKMDYNLVIENIKELNILAGDGIGQVTHTTDGARLKMPDPVNFTLYANGILLFNGPFRPFSDPETQHCLRDIMDGYFPSELQARYPDGVPFLVTDKRTVVFRDKRSDVFKGAAQTLGGDTKPSRLLPSNLEPSPKPADVSSRLGQEETSELPGPKLTVDQFLKKLPSSVIREGKVIDIRGSLSDKLKGDMSKRNNTVMLVETEAVKDMKLRLEEDESSRPPSSRNIATLRIKAEDQTYILKMKYHETVGHIRQYLDKKRKSGALSYQLVSSFPKKVFDDDSVTLEAAGLIPNATLHLLKPKK; via the exons ATGAGTTCCCCATATTCTAACCTCAACAAATCACGGAAGGCTTCCCTGCCAGCCTTTAATAGTGG CCATCGGTCAGTTCCCTTCAGACAGACTATGGATATCATGG ATATTGTACGTTCACCTAAGACCTCCATCAGTGATGACATCGATGAGGACCGTCTCCTTGGAGAGGTCACCTCCCACATTGCTGCCTCCAAGATGAGACCCCGCGACCCATATGCTAGTGCTTTACCAAGGCTTAGTGAAAGTAAACCAGGGAGTCGCATGAGTGGACCTATCAACCCCAGTG CATTACCTCCTCCAAATGATATGGACTTGATGTCAACCATGATGTCTCGGATATCACAATTAGAGCTGCGCGTACAATTCCAGGCAAAAGAAGTTGGTGAGAAGGAGAAAAAGATTAACATCCTCGAAGACAAGATCAAGATACTGAACAAATCAAGAG CTGAGGGCGACCAAGCAAAAATAGAAGAACTTGAAAAACAGAATCAAAAACTTCAGAATGAGATGCAAGAGATGGAGGGCTTCCTGGCTGATTATGGAATGATCTGGGTGGGTGATGACAGCTCCGAATCAGACCATGACGAGACACGAGCTGATGCAGGACAGGACACACATAGGACATGGTCACAAT CTTCCTCGGTCCCAGGAGAATTTAAAATGGATTACAATCTCGTTATTGAGAACATCAAAGAGTTGAACATTCTGGCAGGAGATGGAATTGGCCAAGTCACACACACGACAGACGGGGCTAGGCTGAAG ATGCCTGATCCAGTTAACTTTACGTTATACGCAAATGGTATTTTATTATTCAATGGTCCATTTCGTCCGTTTTCGGATCCTGAAACGCAGCATTGCCTGCGTGACATCATGGATGGATATTTCCCATCAGAGTTACAAGCCAGGTATCCAGACGGTGTGCCGTTTCTA GTGACAGATAAAAGGACTGTTGTCTTCAGGGACAAGAGATCCGATGTGTTTAAGGGTGCTGCGCAGACACTCGGGGGTGACACAAAACCATCCCGACTTCTACCAAGTAATTTAGAACCTTCACCCAAGCCTGCTGACGTCTCAAGTAGACTTGGTCAAGAGGAAACAAGTGAGCTGCCTGGACCAAAGTTGACCGTTGATcagtttttgaagaaattgccATCAAGTGTGATTAGAGAGGGCAAGGTGATTGACATCAGGGGATCATTATCAGATAAACTTAAG GGTGATATGAGTAAGCGGAATAACACGGTCATGTTGGTGGAGACTGAGGCTGTCAAGGATATGAAATTGAG GCTTGAAGAGGATGAAAGCTCTCGACCACCATCGTCACGCAATATTGCGACACTGAGGATAAAAGCCGAGGATCAGACATACATCCTCAAGATGAAGTACCATGAAACAGTTGGACATATACGCCAATACTTGGACAAGAAAAG aaaatctggTGCCTTGTCTTATCAACTCGTGTCGTCGTTCCCGAAAAAAGTGTTTGATGATGACAGTGTGACTTTAGAAGCTGCTGGTCTGATCCCAAATGCGACCTTACATCTCCTCAAGCCAAAGAAGTGA